Proteins from one Triticum aestivum cultivar Chinese Spring chromosome 7A, IWGSC CS RefSeq v2.1, whole genome shotgun sequence genomic window:
- the LOC123151116 gene encoding protein PHOSPHATE-INDUCED 1 homolog → MAKRNLLLLALMALAANMASASATTSTRKLMFLVQPQPNLLTYHNGAVLHGDIPVSVLWYGRFTAAQKAIVSDFLLSLSAAPRASPAPSVSQWWSSIHQLYLSKAAAVGKNGEHGAGPTKAARVVLSGQVSDEACSLGKSMKLSQLPALAAKARPAKGGIALVLTAQDVGVEGFCMSRCGRHGTVDAKSGTAYVWAGNPATQCAGQCAWPFHQPAYGPQAPPLAAPNGDVGMDGLIINVASMVAGAVTNPFGDGFYQGEREAPLEAATACPGVYGKGAYPGYAGQLLVDGATGASYNAHGAHGRKYLLPALFDPATSACSTLV, encoded by the coding sequence ATGGCGAAGAgaaacctcctcctcctggcgctaaTGGCGCTCGCCGCTAACATGGCATCCGCGTCGGCTACCACGAGCACGAGGAAGCTCATGTTCCTGGTCCAGCCCCAGCCGAACCTCCTCACGTACCACAACGGCGCCGTGCTGCACGGCGACATCCCCGTCTCCGTTCTCTGGTACGGCCGCTTCACGGCTGCGCAGAAGGCCATCGTCTCCGacttcctcctctccctctccgccgcgcCCCGCGCGTCCCCGGCGCCGTCCGTGTCCCAGTGGTGGAGCAGCATCCACCAGCTGTACCTCTCCAAGGCGGCGGCCGTCGGCAAGAACGGCGAGCACGGCGCCGGCCCCACCAAGGCCGCGCGGGTGGTCCTGTCCGGCCAGGTCTCCGACGAGGCGTGCTCGCTCGGGAAGAGCATGAAGCTGTCCCAGCTCCCGGCGCTGGCGGCGAAGGCGAGGCCCGCCAAGGGCGGCATCGCGCTGGTGCTCACGGCGCAGGACGTGGGCGTGGAGGGGTTCTGCATGAGCCGGTGCGGCCGGCACGGGACCGTGGACGCCAAGTCCGGCACGGCCTACGTGTGGGCCGGCAACCCGGCGACGCAGTGCGCCGGGCAGTGCGCGTGGCCGTTCCACCAGCCGGCGTACGGGCCCCAGGcgccgccgctggccgcgcccAACGGCGACGTGGGCATGGACGGGCTCATCATCAACGTGGCCAGCATGGTGGCCGGCGCGGTGACCAACCCGTTCGGCGACGGGTTCTACCAGGGGGAGCGCGAGGCGCCGCTGGAGGCCGCGACGGCGTGCCCGGGGGTGTACGGCAAGGGGGCGTACCCCGGGTACGCCGGCCAGCTGCTGGTGGACGGCGCCACCGGAGCGAGCTACAACGCCCACGGCGCGCACGGGAGGAAGTACCTGCTCCCGGCGCTGTTCGACCCCGCCACCTCCGCCTGCTCCACGCTCGTCTAG